AGACCAGGAGGCGCAGTAGTGGCCTTGTGTGTCCTCTTTTGCAGCAACACTGGCTCTCACCCAGGGCCTCGTGGGCAGTTTCTGGGAACTCAAGAGCCCACACTTGTTTGCAACAGCAACGGACACCAGGGCAGGGTGGCCCGATTGGAGGGTGAGCCTTGGGAATTTGCTGGAAGCACAGACCCTCTCCCCAGGTGTGATCCTAGAGTCAGCCTGGCCCCAATGCCTCCCTTGCCGCCTTGCAGAGGGTCTGGGACATTCTGGATAAGCCGAGCTCACGGGGCAATTCTCTCAGAATCCCCAAGACATGGGCTAGGTGCTTCCATGGGCCTGCCTCTGCGGCCACAGGGAACGGGCATCTGGTCCTTGAAACCCTTACAGGTGGGACCTGCCGAGATACTGGGCTTCAGGCCCGTCTCTGATGCAGAACCAACTCTAGGTTCTAGGTCAGACAGATCAGGTTGGAATCCTGACCCCATGTACCAGCTCCgtaaccctgggcaagttaccccatctctgagcctcagtttccccatctgtgaaacagTGATGACTCATCACTGGGCTGGGTCATGAGGCCCAAAGACAGTAACGACTGGACGCTGTCTTGAGCTGCTCCATGCGCACAAGATACAAGGGCGCTGCCCCTGGCGCTGAGCCACGTGGCACAAGCTGGGCAAGGGTCCTGTTCTCACGGATCAGCCCTGTGAGTGCCTGCTGGGGAGGCCCTGCCCCGGCCCgggtgggtgggtgagggtgGAGTGGGCTTGACTCAGTGTGGAGGGTGGGGGCGGACACGGTGCACCCCTTTGGACCGCGCCCACCAGGACAGCTTCCAAAAATGCCCAGTGGGATGTGCCACGAGATCACACAGGCGTGCTGGCCTCCTCCACCGCTCACCCGGCAAACACAGGCTGCAGTCACCTTCCCGGCAACAATGGCGCATTGTGGCGGCCACAGCCCAGCCTGCGACGCAGGCCTGCTTGGACAAACACCAGGCAGCATGCAGTATCAGCTAGCTCAGGCGTTCTAAGGCTCTCGTGGGCGCCCGGAGGCCTGGCCTGAGCTGCCACTGTGGCCGGAGCAGGAAGTGGGAGGATGTCCTGATACCCGAGGCtggagcggggggtgggggaagcccaCAGGTACCACCCTTGGCGAGCACGTGAGCGACCCCGAACCCCGAGAGGGAACAAACACACCCACACCGTGGAGCAGCACCCTCTGCTGCTGCTCCTTTTGGAAGGTGCACAAGAGGGTCCAGGAGTGCCCACCCCATCCCGGTGGGactgggagagggggaggggttcAGGACCACCAGGCCTGGGGGCTGCTCATGGCCCAGGACGCCCCTTCTCCCCTGTGACAACGAAGACGATACGACCATCCTCAGCTGTGTCCCTGGAATCTCACGCTAGCCCTGGTATCGCCCCCTTTCCAGAGGGAAGCAGGCTGGGGGTGAAAGGGCCAGCCCGCGAGGAGAAGTGCAGTCAGGGTTCACGCAGGCCTGACCCGGGTCTCTATCACAGGGCTGCTCCGGGAGAGGCTCCAGGGCTGGCTGCTGGGCTCCAAGTAGCcagaaaggtggggtgggggcatcAGTGCTATGGCCGCCCCGCCCAGCCCTGGCCGCCCACCTTTGCTCCACTGGTCTGAGGCCCGCTTCCTCTTCTGTGGGCCCCGCCCATGCTCCGTGGCGCAGAAACCCCTGGGTCCCTCGGCTGGCAAGCTCTGCGTGGCCCCCGCCTCGGTGCTCAGGCCCACctgatggggtgggggtgtggtcATGCTGAggaccctccccgaagcctggggcagccctggtgcccccaccccaccccgctgtGTGGCCGGGCACCCACCTCGCTGTCCGAGGTGTCTGGCTTGTCTAGCTCATCCGACTCCAGCTGCTGTCCTTGGGCTTTGCTGAGCTCTGCAGGATGCAGGGTGTGGGTCAGGCCAGGCTGGTGGCCTGGGAGTCTAGCAGAAGCACAGGCCTCTAACTTAGCTGCCGTACTAGGACCAGTGGCAACAActcttcagatgaggaaactgaggcacagagggaccGAGGAACCTGCCTTGGGGTTGATCCAGGCCCAGTGTCTCCAGCACCCGTACAATGACCCCACCAGCTGGAGTGTCCCCTGGCTTGGTTGCTGGGTGACGGTGAACTCCCTACCTGCCCGGAAGCCCTAATTGTTAAGATGCTCTCCCTTCATTGCCTGTGGTCAGAAACATGCCCTCCCTGAGCCCCCAACTGCTTTCTGGGTCTGTAGGTGGGGGGAGCAAGTCCGAGCCCCAGGGTTTGGTTGGCCAGGCCCAGGGCGCTGAGCCAGGTCCTGGGATAGGGGCCGCCAGCTGATGCTGACCACCGCACCTCCCGCCCCCTGTGGGACCACTTCCTGCGTTCTCGTGACGCCAGTACTCACCCTCACCCGGGTGGCCGTCTCCATCAGGCCTTTGCGGGCAAGGGGGCAGTTTTGGCCTCCCTCTGTCCTCATGTCCTGGCCCACTTGGAGAGGgcaggctggggcctgggagaGAATGTGAGGGTTCCTGGGGGGAAGGAAGTAAGTGGCTTGAGTTCACACGAGGCAACTTCCCTGCCCTCGCCCGGCTCTGGGCGCAGCCTGCGGGAccctggctggggctggagggtcAGCTGTCTCCCGTGTGGTGTGACTCAGGCGGCCAGGCTCTCCCCCTGGGAACCGGCTGGTGGAACAGAGGGAGGAGAGCAGCCCGGGGCTGCTGGGTGCTCTGGGCGGGGCGCGTGGAGGCCAGGAACAGGGCTTGGTCCCTTTACCGTGGAAGGTGGAGGctcttctgcctctgcctcttcGGCCCCCTTGGTGCAGTCGCCGAGCCCCTGGACCCCAGACTGTGCAGAGGGCTCCACTCCCTGGGGTGGCTTGGGGCTGGGCGTGTGGGCACCTGGGGGGCTGAGTGATCCTGGCTGGCTGGCAGGCTTGGGGGCGCCGTCTCGGCCCCGGCCCCACTCCGAGAGGTCCAGGGGCTTGTCTGGGACATAGTCCTGTGTGGCCGAGGCCTCCTTTGCCCCGGGACTGCCTGGGCCTGCGGGCCGTGGGTGCTGCCCTCTGGGCAGGGCTGCCCAGGCCGCCCCGCCCCCGTGACCCTTGGAGTGGGGGCCGGCTGGCGGGGAGGGTGGCGCCTTCCCCGGCTCCGGTGGGCCCCTCAGCCCGGCACCGCCCGCCCGCCCCCGCGCCCACAGCTGCTGGGCCAGGAGCAGGTGCAGCGCTCCCTCCAGCCGCGGGTCCCGCACGCCCACCAGGGCGCCTGGCAGGCCCAGCAGACCCACGGGCTCCTGCCAGGCCTCCGCCTCCCCGGCCTTGAGGCCCGGGGGCTGGGGGCCGCTGGGGGCTGTGGCGGGGGCCTGGGGGCCGCTGTGAGGGCTCCCACGGGGCAGGGCCAGGTGGCGGTTCAGGTGGCAGAGGCGGTCAGCCTGGACGGAGCTCTTCGGGGACTCGCAGGGCTTGGCAGAGGGCAGAGAGGCCTGCAGGAAGCTGTGGGCGAGGAGGAGCCTGCTGACCACGGCCCACGGTCACCCCCGTTTCACAGGGAGGACCGGGCGCCCGGGGAGGTGAGGCGAGTGCCCAGGTCACACGGTGGGTAGCTGGGAGGGGAACGCCCGGGACCCCTGGGCAGAGTTGACCTGGGGCCTGGGGGCTCTGAGGAGGGACCTGGCCACCAAGGCCTCTCCCTCTTCTGGGCGTCGGCTGCCTGCCCGGTCCCCTGGAGCACCCAGCCCACCCGTGGGCCCgctgcagccctgcccccagtCTCCTCTCAGACGCTGAGAGTGGTCTCAGACCATGGTGAGAGCCTTTGCGTGGGCTCTGCTGCGGGGGCTCTCGGTCCCCATCTCCAACCCCCATGTCCCCCTGTCCCGCCCTGGCCATTCAGGAGATGGCCACGTGGGAACTGTGCTACGGGCAGGGTAGCTGGGAAGGCCAAGCCAGGGAAGGGTGGGGCTCCTGGAGGGATAATGGGAGGGACTCCCCTGGGATACTGGCCCCTTCCCCAAAGGTGGGACCAGAGTAGGAGACTGGGTACCCGACTGAGGCTGCTCCGGTGGCGGCGGTGGGCTGGGCCTCACCTGTCCAGAGGGAGGCTGTGCTCTCCAGACGGGCTTGGGGGGCTGCTCCTGGGGGGCGGCAGTGGGGACGTCCCGTTGACGGAGCCCCGGTTGGCAGAGCAGGCCCGGGACCCTGGCCGCATCACGGCGATGGTCCCGTGTAGCTGGTTGGAGATGTGCTGGGGGCTCTGCACGGGGTAGATGGGTCAGCCTGGGGGCGGTTGGCTGCTGCCCTCTGCCCTTTTCTCTGTgcgaccttgggcaggtcacccACCCGCTCTGAGCCTCGCCTCCACCCATGTCACAAGGAGCTCAGGGGTCCCTGCTTGGTACGGGCCATGTGTGTGGCACATAGCAGGGCTGGCGGCTGGCGGCTGCCAGCCTCCTGCCTCGGGCTGCCCGGGGAGAGGAAGGAGTGGGCTCTGAGTCCCTCTCCCTCACCATGTCCGGGGCCCGGGGCTCAGGCAGGTTGGCACCCGGGGAGATTTTGGCTACTGGAGACGTCCCGTACCCCACCGGCCTTTCTGtgggaggagaagcagagggTGGGATGGTTGGGAGGTGCTCAGAGGGGCCAGCTCAGCACAGAGGGCTCCCCGGTCCTGGGGCTCCAGTCTCCtggcctcccctgccccccagcagcccctcctccccgcGGACCCGCACCTGCGTGGCCGTCCTCCACCTCCTCATGGCCTTCCAGTGGCTTCTCAGTGACGGCCTTCCGGGTGCCCAGGGAGGGGAACAGCAGGGGTGACAGGGGTCCTGGGGCACCCTCCCTGAACTGGGGCTTGGCCCTGTCTCGAGAGGGGAGGCAAGGACAGGGTGGGTAAGGGAGGGCAGTGTCCTAGAGGCGATCAGAAAGGCCAGGATGCCCTCCTGGGGACCCAGGTGACCAGGAAAGACCACCATTGTCGGCTCACACCGATGTCCCCGTGGAGCCCAGGCATCAGAGCTGCCGTGGGCGCTGGGGCCCAGCTCCGCTCTAGGACCTGTGCTTGCAGAACAGGGGAGGTCGCATCTGCTCTGGGGAGCCCCTCCCCTCGGCGCCTGTGCCTGGGGCCCGTGGACGTGCTGGGCCCCTGCTGTGTCTGAGGTGTGTGGGGTGAGGGTTGCTGGGCCCTGGTGCCTCCCCCCACTCACCCTGGGCCCCGCAGCTGCTTCACCTCCTCCTTCAAGGCATCGTTTTCCTCCTGCAGCCGGGTCAGCTCGGTCGCTGCAGAAGGCGCTGATTaggagggactgggggaggggaagcagggcggggtggggccctcacagcccccaggagcccctcctgtcctggccccagcccccagagacaccccccaccccaccctcgcGCCCAGAGAAAGGGGCGTGTCCTCATCGGCAGACCCTATGAGACCTCATGGCTCTGCAGGACCCTCCTCATCATGGAAGGTGGGAGCTGAGGCCCCGAGAGGGCAGGGACGTCCCCTGCCTGGGTAACTGACCAGTGGGGGGCAAGTGGGCGCCAGCAGGGGGCTTTGCACCATTTGTCTGTGAGTTGGGGGGTGGGTATCCCGCCCCACCGATGGCGTGGCCCAGATCGCCTCTTCCCCTTTCCCCGAGACCCCTCGTCGGTCTGGGCGGGCCCTGGGGGATCGCCGGCCCCCACGGGAGGGACGCCGGGGCCGGGCTCACTGAGTAGGAAGACATGCTGCAGGCTCTGGAGCAGGGAGCTCTCGAACTCCTGCTGCTTCTTCCTGGCCAGCTCCTGGGTGACCATGCAGCGGTCGCACAGGCCGGCCCGCAGCCTGCGGGGGCGAGGAGGCGAGAGGCCGCTCTGAGCAGGGAGCCTGGGACCCGCACTGCCCCCCTCCCTGGACGAGCCCTGcctttcccaaagtgtgttccgTGGAAGCCCCGCCTCACCCCTACCCCGGGGGCTAAGCGCTCCAAGTGCCGTTGAGTTTGGGAAGGAACCTTGAAAATGCAATTTACTTAAGGCTCTGAGACGTCCTGCGGTGGTTTAGTTTATGCCGGAGCTTCCCAAACTCGTTCTCCGCAGAACCCTCCTCGGCTTCCCTGTGCACCCTGCCCCCATCGTGAGTGTGGTGTTAGGTGCCCCCACCTGTTCTCCAGCGCCCGCAGGTTCTCCTTCAGCGCCCTCTGCTGCTCCCTGAGCTGACGGTTCTTGGCACAGAGCTCCTCCGCCCTCTGGGCGTCCCTGCGGGGgacggtggtggtggggggaagggccGCGGTGCGAATGTTGCTCTGCCGGGGCCGGCGCTGCCCCGCCAGCGTCTCCCTGGCCTGGGACTGCCTTGAGAAGTGGGGCCTTCAAGGGCAATGCCAGCACGCCCAAGCGAGAGTGTTCACGGCCTCCCTGGGGACCCTGTCTCATCCACGTGCCACCTGCAGcctcatctgtgcaatggggaCCTGGGGAGCCGGCCCCTGGTCTCCCAGACTCACGACGAGTCCTCCTGTTGATAGTGATTGGTCCCGGAGGCGC
This genomic stretch from Globicephala melas chromosome 15, mGloMel1.2, whole genome shotgun sequence harbors:
- the RBBP8NL gene encoding LOW QUALITY PROTEIN: RBBP8 N-terminal-like protein (The sequence of the model RefSeq protein was modified relative to this genomic sequence to represent the inferred CDS: substituted 1 base at 1 genomic stop codon); this encodes MESFMESLNRLKDVHENEITGLQNKLLELNSERCRDAQRAEELCAKNRQLREQQRALKENLRALENRLRAGLCDRCMVTQELARKKQQEFESSLLQSLQHVFLLTTELTRLQEENDALKEEVKQLRGPGXVGGDRAKPQFREGAPGPLSPLLFPSLGTRKAVTEKPLEGHEEVEDGHAGAGPRGTERPVGYGTSPVAKISPGANLPEPRAPDMSPQHISNQLHGTIAVMRPGSRACSANRGSVNGTSPLPPPRSSPPSPSGEHSLPLDSFLQASLPSAKPCESPKSSVQADRLCHLNRHLALPRGSPHSGPQAPATAPSGPQPPGLKAGEAEAWQEPVGLLGLPGALVGVRDPRLEGALHLLLAQQLWARGRAGGAGLRGPPEPGKAPPSPPAGPHSKGHGGGAAWAALPRGQHPRPAGPGSPGAKEASATQDYVPDKPLDLSEWGRGRDGAPKPASQPGSLSPPGAHTPSPKPPQGVEPSAQSGVQGLGDCTKGAEEAEAEEPPPSTEPSHSLPGPSLPSPSGPGHEDRGRPKLPPCPQRPDGDGHPGEELSKAQGQQLESDELDKPDTSDSEVGLSTEAGATQSLPAEGPRGFCATEHGRGPQKRKRASDQWSKVPPGWGGHSWTLLCTFQKEQQQRVLLHVAAQARPPGAHESLRTPELADTACCLVFVQAGLRRRLGCGRHNAPLLPGSLEEAILRNKEPRGARSPRDPKDGSPSPSTSSWEESQGHPSLPSRAPHPTASGQDSPCRQPADGPSSSVADWVLAHIQRGGALQARAVSAPSPNTCTEERNACAVYGSTEEHSQLRGQTTRQVPVSNRREAPALVTAPG